From Ptychodera flava strain L36383 chromosome 3 unlocalized genomic scaffold, AS_Pfla_20210202 Scaffold_26__1_contigs__length_13983176_pilon, whole genome shotgun sequence, one genomic window encodes:
- the LOC139125937 gene encoding oxidized low-density lipoprotein receptor 1-like yields MHENDSLLQVAEKASKSVKAVNQEVRNMLKENDSLSRRLDEKSKEAELWKEAANEMMDIANIKELEAKTSLQKKDHIEVLKKTKQHLKKIIYRREKNILDLKERVKDAEKKMEEFEDRKTAAIVFFEGIVDELKEQLKERKDREEILQKRISELKT; encoded by the coding sequence ATGCATGAAAACGATTCACTACTACAAGTGGCAGAAAAAGCATCCAAGTCAGTGAAAGCTGTTAATCAGGAAGTTAGAAATATGCTGAAAGAAAATGACAGTCTATCTCGAAGGTTAGATGAAAAGAGCAAAGAAGCAGAGTTATGGAAAGAAGCGGCAAATGAGATGATGGATATTGCAAATATCAAGGAGCTGGAAGCTAAAACATCGCTTCAGAAAAAAGACCATATTGAAGTTTTAAAGAAGACAAAACAACATCTCAAGAAAATTATATACAGACGTGAAAAGAACATTCTTGATTTGAAGGAAAGGGTGAAAGATGCAGAAAAGAAAATGGAGGAGTTTGAAGACAGAAAAACAGCAGCCATAGTTTTCTTTGAAGGaattgttgatgaattaaaagAACAACTGAAAGAGAGAAAAGACAGAGAAGAGATTCTGCAAAAGCGAATATCAGAATTAAAAACCTAG